The Triticum aestivum cultivar Chinese Spring chromosome 7B, IWGSC CS RefSeq v2.1, whole genome shotgun sequence genome window below encodes:
- the LOC123160312 gene encoding OVARIAN TUMOR DOMAIN-containing deubiquitinating enzyme 1, whose translation MAGSGGSPDADDPNCGGDGAEPSSTPQESDDRYSAPASPLSTRPSGQPPGTSVVANEGSTSSSAWGSDDDDEPADRYKNPASASFLLGPSSCTMGASSSSSSSDSWIGSDRTCGGASTSSSLDASNYRDLYRDPPSDWMYNQILEAPFWSHEASDAVRASWRDEYEACDDLSMVLQTSQNGCEKILQKEPLSSLPHEFENEIMKDKAKKLSANYSEYRKVPGDGSCFYRSFIYSYLEQLVNVSHEEELRLLGALEPMWEKFQKLHLPGSYSDLHDAFAGFILECMEQKQKLSVSGYQEWLFQESQNEQKFANILLYLRLVTAIEICTEVETFKPYIRELGQGMADAIGYCRRKVLPVYRDADQVNLIALTHVLQVPLRVVNVDVAPIEEPNIHIIYESPDSTVPTVTLLYRPGHYDIIYEKS comes from the exons ATGGCCGGCTCCGGCGGCTCTCCCGACGCCGACGATCCCAATTGCGGCGGAGATGGGGCTGAGCCCTCCAGCACTCCTCAAGAATCCGACGACCGCTACTCCGCGCCCGCCTCCCCTCTCAGTACTCGCCCGTCCGGTCAGCCCCCGGGGACTTCGGTCGTCGCCAACGAGGGCTCCACCTCGTCCTCTGCCTGGGGATCTGATGACGACGACGAGCCCGCAGACAGATACAAGAACCCGGCCTCCGCTTCCTTCCTCTTGGGACCGTCGAGCTGCACCATGGgagcgtcctcctcctcctcctcctcggacaGCTGGATTGGCAGCGACCGTACGTGCGGCGGCGCCTCGACCTCCAGCTCTCTGGACGCCTCCAACTACAGGGATCTCTACAGGGATCCACCCTCTGACTGGATGTATAATCAG ATTCTGGAAGCTCCTTTCTGGAGTCATGAGGCATCTGATGCTGTGAGGGCTTCATGGAGAGACGAGTACGAGGCTTGTGATGAT TTGTCTATGGTTTTGCAGACATCACAAAATGGCTGCGAAAAAATTCTTCAAAAG GAACCTTTATCATCTCTACCGCATGAGTTTGAAAATGAAATTATGAAAGATAAGGCAAAA AAGCTTTCGGCTAATTACTCTGAATATCGGAAAGTACCTGGAGACGGGAGTTGCTTTTACAGATCGTTCATATACTCATACCTG GAGCAGCTTGTGAACGTATCTCATGAGGAGGAGCTACGTTTACTTGGTGCACTTGAACCTATGTGGGAGAAATTCCAAAAGCTTCATTTGCCTGGTTCATATTCAGATCTTCATGAT GCTTTTGCGGGCTTCATACTGGAATGTatggaacaaaaacaaaaactgtCAGTAAG TGGCTATCAAGAGTGGCTTTTCCAGGAGAGTCAAAATGAGCAGAAGTTTGCGAACA TACTTTTGTATCTTCGACTTGTGACAGCTATTGAGATATGCACTGAGGTTGAAACTTTTAAGCCATACATAAGAGAACTTGGTCAAGGAATGGCCGATGCAATAGGG TACTGCCGCCGGAAGGTTCTCCCAGTGTACAGAGATGCAGATCAAGTGAATCTCATTGCGCTCACCCATGTCCTACAGGTGCCACTCCGAGTTGTTAACGTTGACGTTGCACCGATTGAGGAGCCTAACATCCACATCATCTACGAGTCACCAGATTCCACGGTTCCTACTGTGACACTACTGTATAGACCAGGGCATTATGATATCATCTACGAGAAGTCATAG